A section of the Corvus moneduloides isolate bCorMon1 chromosome 29, bCorMon1.pri, whole genome shotgun sequence genome encodes:
- the PSMD4 gene encoding 26S proteasome non-ATPase regulatory subunit 4 isoform X2, whose amino-acid sequence MVLESTMVCNCEVLTTLTPDTGRILSKLHTVQPKGKITFGTGIRVAHLALKHRQGKNHKMRIIAFVGSPVHDSDKDLVKLAKRLKKEKVNVDIINFGEEEANTEKLTAFITALNGKDGSGSHLVTVPPGPSLADALISSPILAGEGGAMLGLGASDFEFGVDPSADPELALALRVSMEEQRQRQEEEARRAAAASAAEAGIAAARGDESDDALLKMTIGQPDFGRAGLPDLSSMTEEEQIAYAMQMSLQGAEFAQAEAAEVDSGTAMDTSEPAKEEDDYDVMQDPEFLQSVLENLPGVDPNNEAIRNAMGSLASQAAKDSKDKKDEEKK is encoded by the exons TAACTGCGAGGTGCTGACCACGCTGACCCCGGACACCGGGCGCATCCTGTCCAAGCTCCACACGGTGCAGCCCAAGGGGAAAATCACCTTCGGCACCGGCATCCGCGTGGCTCAC CTGGCGCTGAAGCACCGGCAGGGCAAGAACCACAAGATGAGGATCATCGCCTTCGTGGGCAGCCCCGTGCACGACAGCGACAAGGAC ctggtgAAGTTGGCCAAGCGCCTGAAGAAGGAGAAGGTCAACGTGGACATCATCAACTTCGGGGAGGAG GAAGCCAACACGGAGAAGCTGACGGCGTTCATCACGGCGCTCAACGGGAAGGACGGCAGCGGCTCCCACCTGGTGACGGTGCCGCCGGGGCCCAGCCTGGCCGACGCCCTCATCAGCTCCCCCATCCTGGCGGGCGAGGGCGGTGCCATGCTGGGCCTGGGCGCCTCCGACTTCGAGTTCGGCGTGGATCCCAGTGCTGATCCCGAGCTGGCACTG GCGCTCCGGGTGTCCATGGAGgagcagcggcagcggcaggaggaggaggcccGGAGGGCGGCGGCCGCGTCGGCGGCGGAGGCCGGGATTGCTGCGGCCAGGGGGGACG AGTCGGACGACGCCCTGCTCAAGATGACCATCGGGCAGCCGGACTTCGGCCGCGCGGGGCTGCCGGACCTGAGCTCCATGACGGAGGAGGAGCAGATCGCCTACGCCATGCAGATGTCCCTGCAGGGCGCCG AGTTTGCCCAGGCGGAGGCGGCCGAGGTGGACAGCGGCACGGCCATGGACACGTCCGAGCCCGccaag GAGGAGGACGACTACGACGTGATGCAGGACCCGGAGTTCCTGCAGAGCGTCCTGGAGAACCTTCCCGGGGTGGATCCCAACAACGAGGCCATCCGGAACGCCATGGGCTCCCTGGCCTCGCAGGCGGCCAAGGACAGCAAGGACAAGAAGGACGAGGAGAAGAAATGA
- the ZNF687 gene encoding zinc finger protein 687, which translates to MGDMKTPDFDDLLAAFDIPDIDANEAIHSHHEEPEPHGKALPGEPGAAAPEHVLPHPDISAVSVIVKNTVCPEQLENLESRGKDGHGMAPRLLQNGFGAADVPRSPSSRGVEAASNGECWGKEKNAKALDLFSHFSPDPNEDGANLIDRSRECKAKEKSLAVPSLAPSPTPSLDCKEPLGEAAESLDPAFPPPFRAGAAADGAHPIPCIKKEESDSEEATPRSSSPKGLAVSLGDSPLEHLKSVTVRYSAEDSPVAAWPGSDPALDGSAGNAAELKHSPGSPRESFSSPGIHIPSSPKQLESLSLKEEQEMLDRSMGSPPSVSSGEEEEEEEEEEEEEEESTNSPSSNSSRPLKVRIKTIKTSCGSITRTVTRVSSDSEPASTKQNSQESLECPGGIAAEAAKDKTELPSPLKTAEGPKIVSVQLGNGAKLKGTVLPVATIQSASSAMLIAASVAQQKSVVLPGKPGKSVAKNILNLVPQPLPKGDGRSNGSAAAQSAKANGGAALPKAAPSVAGTVISRSQSSLVEAFNKILNSKNLLPTYKPNLSPPAEASLALPPFGYRCLECGDAFALEKSLARHYDRRSMRIEVTCNHCAKRLVFFNKCSLLLHAREHKDKGLVMQCSHLVMRPIALEQMIGQPDITPLVSLAFPAGKVAQDAGNGAQELPVLPLGSEQSSYSCFRCLECKEQCKDKAGLAAHFQQVGVATSSSSTVCSACPMILPNRCSFGAHQRMHRSRPPHVCPECGGNFLLANFEAHLKDSCLHFSRRVGYRCPSCSVVFGGVNSIKSHIQSSHCEVFHKCPICPMAFKSAPSAHAHVYTQHPGFSNQQSKMIYKCAMCDTVFTHKPLLSSHFDQHLLPQRVSVFRCPQCPLLFAQKRTMLEHLKNTHQPQKSKEDTSKKSPALLTPKPEPLETPVSKISEESSSSTEEDEPPSSPELRKTKRSRFQRKSGNKSKGSGWTCGVCHSWFPERDEYVSHMKKEHGKSVKKFPCHLCERSFCSAPSLRRHVRVNHEGIKRVYPCRYCTEGKRTFSSRLILEKHIQVRHGIKVTDPAKSQEVVIARLGSGPAQGSGRKRKLSSDDSCSEEPDSTTPPSKNPKGGGKAPFRCRKCGFLAGSRAEFQAHIPQHRTDGNSQQCRECGLCFTSQISLNRHRFISHKKKKGAADPEDSGSASQGGGNGNSGAGADGSEGKLECKVCGRGFESQLSLKTHFRTHGMAFIRARQSEEN; encoded by the exons ATGGGGGACATGAAAACCCCGGATTTCGACGACCTCCTGGCCGCCTTCGACATCCCCGACATCGACGCCAACGAGGCCATCCACTCGCACCACGAGGAGCCCGAGCCCCACGGCAAAGCCCTCCCGGGGGAgccgggagccgccgccccGGAGCACGTCCTGCCCCACCCCGACATCTCGGCCGTCAGCGTCATCGTCAAGAACACCGTGTGCCcggagcagctggaaaacctgGAATCCCGCGGCAAGGATGGACACGGGATGGCCCCGAGGCTCCTCCAGAACGGCTTCGGAGCCGCTGACGTTCCCAGATCCCCGAGTTCCCGCGGGGTGGAGGCGGCGTCCAACGGGgagtgctgggggaaggagaagaacgCCAAAGCTTTGGATTTGTTCTCCCATTTCAGCCCCGATCCCAACGAGGACGGCGCCAATTTGATCGACAGGTCCCGGGAATGCAAAGCCAAGGAGAAatccctggctgtgccctcGCTGGCCCCGTCCCCCACCCCGTCCTTGGACTGCAAGGAGCCCTTGGGAGAAGCCGCAGAGAGCTTGGATCCGGCTTTTCCGCCGCCGTTCCGGGCGGGAGCAGCCGCCGACGgagcccatcccattccctgcaTCAAAAAGGAGGAATCGGACTCGGAAGAGGCGACGCCGCGGAGCTCCAGTCCCAAGGGATTGGCCGTGAGCCTCGGGGACAGCCCCCTGGAGCACCTGAAATCCGTCACCGTCCGCTATTCCGCGGAGGATTCTCCCGTGGCCGCGTGGCCGGGATCGGATCCGGCGCTGGACGGGAGCGCCGGGAACGCGGCCGAGCTCAAACACTCCCCGGGGAGCCCTCGGGAATCCTTCTCCTCCCCGGGGATCCACATCCCCAGTTCTCCCAAACAGCTGGAGAGCCTCTCCttgaaggaggagcaggaaatgCTGGACAGGTCCATGGGAAGCCCCCCGAGCGTTTCCAgcggcgaggaggaggaggaggaggaggaggaggaggaggaggaggaggagagcaccAATTCCCCGTCCTCCAATTCCTCGCGGCCGCTCAAAGTCCGCATCAAGACCATCAAAACCTCCTGCGGCAGCATCACCAGGACGGTCACCAGGGTGTCCTCGGACTCGGAGCCGGCCTCCACCAAGcagaattcccaggaaagccTGGAGTGTCCCGGCGGGATCGCCGCGGAGGCAGCCAAGGACAAGACGGAGCTTCCCAGCCCTTTGAAAACGGCGGAAGGGCCGAAGATCGTCAGCGTGCAGCTGGGGAACGGCGCGAAGCTGAAGGGGACGGTGCTGCCCGTGGCCACCATCCAGAGCGCCAGCAGCGCCATGCTCATCGCCGCCAGCGTGGCCCAGCAGAAATCCGTGGTTCTCCCGGGAAAACCCGGAAAATCCGTGGCCAAGAACATCCTGAACTTGGTGCCGCAGCCCCTTCCCAAGGGGGACGGCCGGAGCAACGGGAGCGCGGCCGCCCAGAGCGCCAAGGCCAACGGCGGCGCGGCGCTGCCCAAAGCGGCGCCGAGCGTGGCCGGCACCGTCATCTCCCGCTCGCAGTCCAGCCTGGTGGAGGCCTTCAACAAAATCCTCAACAGCAAGAACCTGCTGCCCACCTACAAACCCAACCTGAGCCCCCCGGCCGAGGCCAGCCTGGCGCTGCCGCCCTTCGGCTACCGCTGCCTGGAGTGCGGCGACGCCTTCGCGCTGGAGAAGAGCCTGGCGCGGCACTACGACCGGCGCAGCATGCGCATCGAGGTCACCTGCAACCACTGCGCCAAGCGCCTGGTGTTCTTCAACAAGTGCAGCCTGCTGCTGCACGCCCGCGAGCACAAGGACAAGGGGCTGGTCATGCAGTGCTCGCACCTGGTCATGCGGCCCATCGCCCTGGAGCAGATGATCGGCCAGCCCGACATCACCCCCCTGGTGTCGCTGGCGTTCCCGGCGGGAAAGGTGGCGCAGGACGCCGGGAACGGCGCCCAGGAGCTGCCGGTGCTGCCGCTGGGCTCGGAGCAGAGCAGCTACAGCTGCTTCCGGTGCCTCGAGTGCAAGGAGCAGTGCAAGGACAAGGCCGGGCTGGCGGCGCATTTCCAGCAGGTCGGAgtggccaccagcagcagcagcacg GTGTGCTCGGCGTGCCCCATGATCCTGCCCAACCGCTGCAGCTTCGGCGCGCACCAGCGCATGCACCGCAGCCGCCCGCCCCACGTGTGCCCCGAGTGCGGCGGCAACTTCCTGCTGGCCAACTTCGAGGCGCACCTCAAGGACTCCTGCCTGCACTTCTCCCGCAGGGTGGGATACAG GTGTCCCAGCTGCTCCGTGGTGTTCGGCGGCGTCAATTCCATCAAATCCCACATCCAGAGTTCCCACTGCGAGGTTTTCCATAAATGCCCCATCTGCCCCATGGCTTTCAAGTCCGCCCCGAGCGCCCACGCCCACGTCTACACGCAGCACCCGGGCTTCAGCAACCAGCAGTCCAA GATGATCTACAAGTGCGCCATGTGTGACACGGTGTTCACGCACAAGCCGCTGCTCTCGTCGCACTTCGACCAGCACCTGCTGCCGCAGCGCGTCAGCGTCTTCCGCTGCCCGCAGTGCCCGCTGCTCTTCGCCCAGAAGCGCACCATGCTCGAGCACCTCAAG aacACCCACCAGCCCCAGAAATCCAAGGAAGACACTTCCAAGAAATCCCCGGCACTGCTGACGCCGAAGCCGGAGCCTCTGGAGACTCCGGTGTCCAAGATCTCCGAGGAATCCTCGTCCTCCACGGAGGAGGACGAGCCCCCGAGCTCCCCGGAGCTGCGGAAAACCAAACGGAGCCGATTCCAGCGGAAATCTGGGAATAAATCCAAGGGCAGCGGGTGGACGTGCGGCGTCTGCCACTCCTGGTTCCCCGAGCGCGACGAGTACGTGTCCCACATGAAGAAGGAGCACGGGAAG TCCGTGAAGAAATTCCCGTGCCACCTGTGCGAGCGCTCCTTCTGCTCCGCCCCGAGCCTCCGCAGGCACGTCCGGGTCAACCACGAGGGCATCAAACGCGTCTATCCCTGCAG GTACTGCACGGAGGGGAAGAGGACGTTCAGCAGCCGCCTGATCCTGGAGAAGCACATCCAGGTGCGGCACGGGATCAAAGTCACCGACCCCGCCAAGAGCCAGGAGGTCGTCATCGCCCGCCTCGGCTCCGGGCCCGCCCAG ggGTCCGGCCGCAAGCGGAAGCTCTCCTCGGACGACTCGTGCAGCGAGGAGCCCGACAGCACCACCCCCCCTTCCAAGAACCCCAAAGGCGGCGGGAAGGCCCCGTTCCGCTGCCGCAAGTGCGGATTCCTGGCGGGAAGCCGGGCGGAATTCCAAGCCCACATCCCGCAGCACCGCACGGACGGGAATTCCCAGCAGTGCCGGGAATGCGGCCTCTGCTTCACGTCCCAGATTTCCCTCAACCGCCACCGCTTCATCTCCcacaaaaagaagaagggaGCGGCCGATCCCGAGGATTCGGGAAGCGCTTCCCAAGGCGGCGGGAACGGGAATTCCGGAGCCGGCGCGGACGGATCCGAGGGAAAGTTGGAATGCAAAGTTTGCGGGAGAGGCTTCGAGAGCCAGCTCAGCCTCAAGACGCATTTCCGGACCCACGGGATGGCCTTCATCCGCGCCCGGCAGAGCGAGGAGAACTGA